The Pontibacter sp. SGAir0037 DNA segment ATGCGAAGCAACTGGTTGTATTTTGCCATACGGTCTGAGCGAGAAGCCGAACCGGTTTTAATCTGACCAGTATTTAACGCTACAGCTAAGTCAGCAATAGTGTTGTCTTCAGTTTCGCCAGAACGGTGGCTCATTACGCTCTTATAGCCGTGACGCAAACCTAAGTTAATGGCACTGATAGTTTCGGTAAGTGAACCTATTTGGTTTACTTTAATCAGAATAGAGTTAGCTATTTTCTGATCAATACCTTGCTGCAGACGCTTCACGTTTGTTACAAACAAGTCGTCGCCTACCAGCTGTACTTTATCACCGATTGCCTCTGTTTGCTGTTTCCAGCCAGCCCAGTCGTCTTCAGCCATACCGTCTTCGATAGAAATGATCGGATATTTGTTAACCCAATCAGCCCAGAAGCTAACCATTTCCGAAGAAGTTAACTTATCACCTGTTGATTTTTTGAAGTGGTACAAACCTGACTCAGCATCGTAGAATTCAGAGCTGGCAGCATCCATGGCAATCATGAAATCATCTCCTGGCTTGTAACCAGCAGTTTCGATTGCCTGCAACACTACCTCAATAGCTTCCACGTTAGAAGCAATGTTTGGTGCAAAACCACCCTCATCACCTACGTTGGTAGAAAGGCCTTTTTTCTTCAGCACGTTTTTCAGGTGGTGGAACACTTCAGATCCCATGCGAAGCGCTTCTGAGAAAGTAGGTGCACCTACAGGCATGATCATAAACTCCTGAAAGTCGATTGCATTATCAGCATGGCTACCACCGTTCAGGATGTTCATCATTGGCACTGGAAGCGTGTTGGCACTAACACCACCTACATAACGGTAAAGCGGCATGTTCAGCTCTTGGGCAGCAGCTCTGGCAATAGCCAGCGATACACCCAAAATAGCATTTGCACCTAAATTACCTTTATTGTCAGAACCGTCAAGCTCAATCATGATCTTGTCTAGCAGGTTCTGCTCATACACAGGAAAGCCTACCAGCTCATCTGCAATTTTCTCGTTTACATTTTTAACAGCATTCAGTACACCTTTGCCCATGTACTTGCTTTTATCGTTGTCGCGAAGTTCTACAGCCTCGTGTACTCCAGTAGAAGCACCAGAAGGAACAGCAGCACGGCCAACTTTACCGCTTTCAGTAGTTACATCTACCTCTACTGTAGGATTTCCTCGCGAATCGAAGATCTGTCTTGCTTTGATGTCTGTGATTAAGCTCATCTGTTAATTAATCTTAGTTTTACTTTTATTTATTCTGTTCTAGTAATGCTATAAAATCATCGAAGAGATAGGTAGAGTCGTGAGGACCAGGCGAGGACTCGGGATGGTACTGCACAGAGAAAGCCGGCTTTGTCTTCAGTCTTATACCTTCAATAGTGTTATCGTTCAGGTTGATATGGGTTACTTCCACATCAGGGTGATTTAATATCTGATCGGCATCTACCACAAATCCGTGGTTCTGACTAGTGATCTCGCAACGGCCAGTCAGCAGGTTCTTTACAGGGTGGTTTAACCCACGGTGACCGTTATGCATTTTATAGGTTGAAATGCCATTTGCCTCTGCCAGAACCTGGTGCCCTAAACATATTCCGAAAAGTGGCTTTTGCTTTTCAAGCATTTTTCTAACATTAAGCACTGCATCAGTAGTAGCTGCCGGATCTCCAGGGCCGTTAGATATAAAGTAACCGTCCGGATTCCACTCTTCCATCTCCTCGAAAGAGGTATTATAAGGGAAAACTTTTACTTCACACCCTCTGCTCACTAAGTTATTAATAATATTTTTCTTAATACCTAGATCGAGCACAGCAACTCTGAATCTGGTTTCACCATTACTTAGCTTGTACACCTCTGTGGTGCTTACCTGAGAAGATAGCTCCAGCCCACTCATAGACGGCACCTCGGCTAATCGTTTCTTCAGCTCATCAATATCTGTTGTTTCAGAAGATATGATAGCGTTCATGGCACCTTTATCACGAATGTAGCGCACTAAAGCACGTGTATCAATTTCACAGATACCAACTACACCTGCCTTCTCAAAATACTCCTGTAAAGAGCCTTCAGCTGTTTTACGCGAGAAGTCATGTGAAAAATCTTTACAAACCAAACCTTTAATCTGTACCTTATCCGACTCTACCTCTTCAGCCTGCACTCCATAGTTTCCCACATGGGAAACAGTGGTAATTACAATCTGACCAAAATAAGAAGGATCAGTAAAGATTTCCTGGTAGCCTGTCATCCCG contains these protein-coding regions:
- the eno gene encoding phosphopyruvate hydratase; protein product: MSLITDIKARQIFDSRGNPTVEVDVTTESGKVGRAAVPSGASTGVHEAVELRDNDKSKYMGKGVLNAVKNVNEKIADELVGFPVYEQNLLDKIMIELDGSDNKGNLGANAILGVSLAIARAAAQELNMPLYRYVGGVSANTLPVPMMNILNGGSHADNAIDFQEFMIMPVGAPTFSEALRMGSEVFHHLKNVLKKKGLSTNVGDEGGFAPNIASNVEAIEVVLQAIETAGYKPGDDFMIAMDAASSEFYDAESGLYHFKKSTGDKLTSSEMVSFWADWVNKYPIISIEDGMAEDDWAGWKQQTEAIGDKVQLVGDDLFVTNVKRLQQGIDQKIANSILIKVNQIGSLTETISAINLGLRHGYKSVMSHRSGETEDNTIADLAVALNTGQIKTGSASRSDRMAKYNQLLRIEEELGETAYFPGKKF
- the carA gene encoding glutamine-hydrolyzing carbamoyl-phosphate synthase small subunit, translating into MKKNIATDAILLLEDGTVYTGKSLGRIGTSGGELCFNTGMTGYQEIFTDPSYFGQIVITTVSHVGNYGVQAEEVESDKVQIKGLVCKDFSHDFSRKTAEGSLQEYFEKAGVVGICEIDTRALVRYIRDKGAMNAIISSETTDIDELKKRLAEVPSMSGLELSSQVSTTEVYKLSNGETRFRVAVLDLGIKKNIINNLVSRGCEVKVFPYNTSFEEMEEWNPDGYFISNGPGDPAATTDAVLNVRKMLEKQKPLFGICLGHQVLAEANGISTYKMHNGHRGLNHPVKNLLTGRCEITSQNHGFVVDADQILNHPDVEVTHINLNDNTIEGIRLKTKPAFSVQYHPESSPGPHDSTYLFDDFIALLEQNK